One region of Candidatus Peribacteraceae bacterium genomic DNA includes:
- the dut gene encoding dUTP diphosphatase, whose amino-acid sequence MRVSIQRVDPTLPLPTYHTPGAVGFDLLTRETTVIEAGKMGLVPGNVIIKVPEGYALLVLPRSSLPRKKGLICPHSLGVIDCDYHGPKDEIFVQVQNVTDKPVTVERGERIAQGLFVKVEKAVWEEVDGHGAETRGGFGSTGTHV is encoded by the coding sequence ATGCGCGTCTCCATTCAGCGTGTCGACCCCACCCTCCCCTTACCTACGTACCACACCCCCGGCGCCGTGGGCTTTGACCTTCTCACGCGGGAGACGACGGTGATTGAGGCGGGGAAAATGGGATTGGTCCCGGGGAACGTGATCATCAAGGTGCCGGAGGGCTACGCCCTCCTCGTCCTCCCCCGCTCCTCCCTCCCCCGCAAAAAGGGCCTTATCTGCCCCCACAGCCTGGGGGTGATTGATTGCGACTACCACGGCCCAAAGGACGAGATCTTCGTGCAGGTGCAGAACGTGACGGATAAGCCTGTCACTGTGGAGCGGGGCGAACGGATAGCGCAGGGATTGTTCGTCAAAGTGGAGAAGGCTGTTTGGGAAGAAGTCGATGGCCACGGTGCGGAGACCCGGGGGGGATTCGGGTCGACGGGGACGCATGTGTAG